The Pelistega ratti genome window below encodes:
- a CDS encoding histone, which produces MAQAKVASKKTSVKKAEDTPKKTVSKTETTAVKTAAKKAPSKKTASTSKTAAVKTVAKKATPAKTASKATSAKTAAKKTAPAKTASKTTATKTVAKKAAPAKVASKTTATKTAAKKAAPAKAASKTTATKTVAKKAAPAKAASKTTATKTAAKKAAPAKAASKTTASKTTATKTVAKKAAPAKAASKTTATKTAAKKVAPAKPASKTTATKTAAKKVAPAKPASKTTATKTAAKKVAPAKPASKTTATKTVATKATAKTTAAKETPAKKVEATPAVSAPATQKKKEVSVEEKAPTPVTKASASKKVTTPNPWPFPTGTHRP; this is translated from the coding sequence ATGGCACAAGCCAAAGTAGCAAGCAAAAAAACTTCTGTCAAAAAAGCAGAAGACACCCCAAAAAAAACCGTTAGCAAAACTGAAACAACAGCAGTAAAGACTGCCGCTAAAAAAGCACCAAGTAAAAAAACAGCCAGTACAAGTAAAACTGCTGCAGTAAAAACAGTTGCCAAAAAAGCAACTCCAGCTAAAACGGCGAGCAAAGCTACTTCGGCAAAAACAGCAGCCAAAAAAACAGCTCCAGCAAAAACCGCTAGTAAAACGACTGCTACTAAAACAGTCGCCAAAAAAGCAGCCCCAGCTAAAGTCGCTAGCAAAACAACGGCTACTAAAACAGCCGCTAAAAAAGCAGCTCCTGCTAAAGCCGCTAGTAAAACAACCGCTACTAAAACAGTAGCTAAAAAAGCAGCTCCTGCTAAAGCCGCTAGCAAAACAACCGCCACTAAAACAGCTGCTAAAAAAGCAGCTCCTGCTAAAGCCGCTAGCAAAACAACCGCTAGCAAAACAACCGCTACTAAAACAGTCGCTAAAAAAGCAGCTCCTGCTAAAGCCGCTAGCAAAACAACCGCTACTAAAACAGCCGCTAAAAAAGTAGCTCCAGCAAAACCCGCTAGCAAAACAACCGCTACTAAAACAGCCGCTAAAAAAGTAGCTCCAGCAAAACCCGCTAGCAAAACAACCGCTACTAAAACAGCCGCTAAAAAAGTAGCTCCAGCAAAACCCGCTAGCAAAACAACCGCTACTAAAACAGTCGCCACTAAAGCAACGGCAAAAACCACAGCCGCAAAAGAAACTCCTGCTAAAAAAGTAGAAGCAACACCAGCGGTTAGTGCACCAGCTACACAAAAAAAAAAGGAAGTAAGCGTTGAGGAAAAAGCACCAACTCCTGTTACCAAAGCAAGTGCAAGTAAAAAGGTAACAACACCTAATCCATGGCCTTTTCCAACAGGAACACATCGTCCTTAA
- the argC gene encoding N-acetyl-gamma-glutamyl-phosphate reductase yields MHQKIKVGIVGGTGYTGVELLRLLALHPEVVLHAITSRQEADIPVAQIFPNLRRQVDLIFSSPDSTALTECDIVFFATPHGVAMSQARTLLEAGVKIIDLAADFRLQDTAVFEQWYKIPHTCPDILQESTYGLVEINREKISHSRVIGNPGCYPTTVILGLAPVLEKGLIELNSIIADCKSGVSGAGRKAEVGTLFSETSDNIKAYGVAGHRHHPEIVAQLSQLANSPVSLLFVPHLVPMIRGMLSTLYVKIKPEAVDIDFQRLYEERYANEPFIDVMPAGSLPETRSVRASNQLRIAVHRPQGGDTLVIVVVQDNLVKGAAGQAIQNMNVMFGLPESTGLQQIAVLP; encoded by the coding sequence ATGCATCAAAAAATTAAAGTAGGTATTGTGGGAGGTACAGGCTATACAGGGGTAGAGCTTTTGCGATTACTGGCACTACACCCTGAGGTTGTCTTACATGCCATTACCTCGCGGCAAGAAGCAGATATACCAGTAGCACAAATATTTCCTAATTTAAGGAGACAAGTTGATCTTATCTTTAGCAGCCCTGATAGTACCGCACTAACAGAATGTGATATTGTTTTTTTTGCAACGCCTCATGGTGTAGCGATGTCTCAAGCGAGAACCTTATTGGAAGCGGGTGTTAAGATAATTGATTTGGCAGCTGATTTTCGTTTACAAGATACGGCTGTTTTTGAGCAATGGTATAAGATACCACATACTTGCCCTGATATTCTTCAAGAAAGTACATATGGTTTAGTGGAGATCAATAGAGAAAAAATTTCGCATAGTCGAGTGATTGGTAATCCCGGCTGTTATCCTACAACGGTTATTTTAGGATTAGCACCTGTTTTGGAAAAAGGACTTATAGAACTTAACTCTATCATAGCTGATTGTAAGTCTGGGGTCTCTGGTGCAGGGCGTAAGGCAGAAGTAGGAACATTATTTTCAGAGACCTCTGATAATATTAAAGCATATGGTGTAGCAGGGCATCGACACCATCCAGAGATTGTGGCGCAATTAAGCCAATTAGCGAATAGTCCGGTGTCTTTATTATTTGTTCCGCATTTAGTCCCGATGATTAGAGGAATGCTATCTACGCTTTATGTGAAGATTAAGCCTGAGGCTGTTGATATCGATTTTCAGCGACTATATGAAGAGCGTTATGCAAATGAACCTTTTATCGATGTTATGCCTGCGGGTAGTCTTCCTGAGACGCGTAGTGTCAGAGCGTCTAATCAATTGCGTATTGCGGTACATCGTCCCCAAGGTGGAGACACATTGGTTATTGTGGTTGTTCAAGATAATCTTGTTAAGGGAGCGGCAGGTCAAGCTATACAAAATATGAATGTTATGTTTGGTTTACCAGAATCGACTGGATTACAACAGATAGCAGTATTACCATAA
- the pmbA gene encoding metalloprotease PmbA, with amino-acid sequence MKINFEELVQLALAEAKKLGATQSVAEISESNGMSVSVRKAEIETVEQTNDRSLGVTVYKGKARASASTSSLTPDAIKDTVKAAWNIAQYTNEDEFAGLPEVEDLATEFPDLKLYKPWHISSQEAIDIALATEKAALAYDKMISNSEGASVNTSTGRFVLANSLGFMAGYPYSSHSFSVAIIAGKGKQMQRDYWYTANRYPERLSNPKAVGEYAAQRALSRLGAKRIPTGKYPVLFEAPLAIGLLGAFTQAISGGALYRKSSFLCDSLGKQVMANHLDIVDDPFVIGGMGSSAFDEEGVKTQKRHLLTQGMLQGYLLSTYTARKLGLPVTGNAGGSHNLSLLSSHTKKKDTLEVMLKKMGTGLFVTELMGQGINYVTGDYSRGAFGYWVENGVIQHAVQEITIAGNLKDMFQQIIAVGSDSYTRGSKTTGSILIEQMSVAGL; translated from the coding sequence ATGAAAATTAATTTTGAAGAATTAGTGCAGTTAGCTTTAGCTGAGGCCAAAAAATTAGGAGCAACACAGTCAGTTGCTGAAATCTCTGAATCAAATGGTATGTCAGTTTCTGTCCGTAAAGCAGAAATTGAGACGGTAGAGCAAACGAATGACCGTTCTTTAGGCGTAACGGTTTATAAAGGAAAAGCAAGAGCGTCTGCTTCAACGTCTTCACTCACGCCTGATGCCATTAAGGATACGGTAAAAGCGGCGTGGAATATTGCGCAATACACGAATGAGGATGAGTTTGCTGGTTTACCAGAGGTAGAGGATCTTGCCACGGAATTTCCTGATTTAAAACTGTATAAACCATGGCATATTTCTTCTCAAGAGGCAATAGATATTGCTTTAGCAACAGAGAAGGCTGCTTTAGCCTATGATAAGATGATCAGTAATTCTGAAGGGGCAAGTGTTAATACCAGTACAGGGCGATTTGTATTGGCTAATTCTTTGGGATTTATGGCAGGCTATCCTTATTCTAGCCATAGTTTCTCGGTGGCCATTATTGCTGGAAAAGGTAAACAAATGCAGCGAGATTATTGGTACACGGCAAATCGTTATCCAGAACGATTGTCAAATCCTAAGGCCGTAGGGGAATATGCGGCACAACGAGCTTTATCTCGCTTAGGTGCCAAACGAATCCCTACAGGAAAGTATCCCGTACTTTTTGAAGCACCACTAGCTATTGGTTTATTGGGGGCTTTTACACAGGCAATAAGTGGAGGGGCTTTATATAGAAAATCTAGCTTTTTATGTGATAGTTTAGGTAAGCAAGTGATGGCGAATCATTTGGATATTGTGGACGATCCTTTTGTTATAGGGGGAATGGGTAGTTCTGCTTTTGATGAAGAGGGTGTTAAAACACAAAAACGCCATCTATTAACACAGGGTATGCTACAGGGATATTTACTATCCACATATACTGCGCGTAAGCTAGGCTTACCTGTAACGGGTAATGCAGGAGGATCTCATAATCTAAGCTTATTATCTTCTCATACTAAGAAAAAAGATACCTTGGAGGTGATGCTAAAAAAAATGGGTACAGGGTTATTTGTAACCGAATTAATGGGACAGGGTATTAATTACGTAACAGGTGATTATTCAAGAGGGGCTTTTGGTTATTGGGTCGAAAACGGGGTAATTCAGCATGCGGTACAAGAAATTACTATTGCAGGTAATCTAAAGGATATGTTCCAGCAAATTATAGCTGTTGGATCAGATAGTTATACAAGAGGATCAAAAACAACAGGCTCTATTTTAATTGAACAAATGTCGGTAGCAGGGTTATAA
- a CDS encoding TRAP transporter substrate-binding protein, which produces MQRRSFLKKAGMGAIVGSAVIGAPAIAQENPSIKWRMASSYPRSLPALYGSGEKFVKYVKEMTGGQFIIDSFPPGEIVPALQVMDAVSNGTIQAGHTSSYYYFGKNPAYCFDTAVPFGLNARQMFAWMTEGNGMTLLRELFASANIVNFMLGNTGAQMGGWYRNPLNSVEDLKGLKMRVAGLTGELLSRLGVVPQQLATGDIYPALEKGTLDAVELVGPFDDEKAGFFNVAKYYYYPGFWEAGPQLSLYTNKDAYEALPEHYKAVIENASRSATMDMLATYDAQNPQALRRLLAAGVKLQEFPRDILEAAYHAAQEMYKEYSDKDPMFKKIYEDHMAFRDNLMPWFNAVEGSYTRFVSQMIAKSRQKS; this is translated from the coding sequence ATGCAACGTCGATCTTTTTTAAAAAAAGCAGGTATGGGCGCTATTGTAGGAAGTGCGGTTATTGGTGCGCCTGCTATCGCCCAAGAAAATCCCTCTATTAAATGGCGCATGGCATCTAGTTATCCTCGTAGTTTACCTGCTTTATATGGTAGCGGAGAGAAGTTTGTTAAATATGTAAAAGAAATGACAGGGGGGCAATTTATAATTGACTCTTTTCCTCCCGGGGAGATTGTGCCAGCCTTGCAAGTCATGGATGCCGTGTCAAATGGTACGATACAAGCAGGGCATACGAGTAGTTATTACTATTTTGGTAAAAATCCCGCCTATTGTTTTGATACTGCCGTCCCTTTTGGTCTTAATGCGCGTCAAATGTTTGCATGGATGACAGAGGGCAATGGGATGACGTTATTGCGTGAGTTATTCGCATCGGCAAATATTGTGAATTTTATGTTGGGTAATACAGGTGCTCAAATGGGTGGCTGGTATCGTAATCCATTAAATTCTGTTGAGGATTTAAAAGGTTTAAAAATGCGTGTGGCAGGGCTTACAGGGGAATTGTTATCTCGCTTAGGCGTTGTACCGCAACAATTAGCTACTGGTGATATTTATCCAGCATTAGAAAAAGGAACGCTTGATGCGGTTGAATTAGTTGGCCCTTTTGATGATGAAAAGGCAGGTTTCTTTAATGTCGCTAAATACTATTATTATCCAGGATTCTGGGAAGCGGGGCCTCAATTGTCGCTCTATACCAATAAAGATGCCTATGAGGCATTGCCAGAGCATTATAAAGCGGTGATAGAGAACGCTTCTCGCTCGGCAACAATGGATATGTTAGCGACTTATGACGCTCAGAATCCACAAGCATTGCGGCGATTATTGGCAGCAGGTGTTAAATTGCAAGAGTTCCCTCGTGATATATTAGAAGCTGCATATCATGCTGCGCAAGAGATGTATAAAGAGTATAGTGATAAAGATCCCATGTTTAAAAAAATCTATGAGGATCATATGGCATTCCGTGATAATTTAATGCCTTGGTTTAATGCGGTGGAAGGCTCTTATACGCGGTTTGTATCGCAAATGATTGCTAAAAGCCGTCAAAAATCTTAA
- a CDS encoding alpha/beta hydrolase, translating into MPNLETIEQQTADTVQYSIIWLHGLGADANDFVPIIPALNFSPSIGIRFIFPNAPVRPITINNGMVMRGWYDILSLERIESAEDNQGLYNSKQAIEALIQQENIRGIPSERIFLAGFSQGCAMSLFTGLRYSERLAGIIGLSGYLPLYKQTAIESSPINKDIPIFLAHGTVDPVVPLYLAQRSRDYLIEQGYTIQWHEYPMAHQVSNEEIVDIASFIHHIIHNK; encoded by the coding sequence ATGCCAAACCTTGAAACAATCGAACAACAGACGGCTGATACCGTACAATACAGCATTATCTGGTTACACGGGCTAGGAGCAGATGCCAATGACTTTGTGCCTATCATACCCGCACTTAATTTCTCTCCTAGCATAGGTATTCGGTTTATTTTTCCTAATGCCCCTGTTCGTCCCATTACCATTAATAACGGCATGGTAATGCGAGGTTGGTATGATATTTTAAGTTTAGAACGCATTGAGTCCGCAGAAGACAATCAAGGCTTATATAATTCTAAACAAGCAATTGAAGCATTGATTCAACAAGAAAATATCAGAGGGATCCCTAGTGAGCGTATTTTCCTAGCAGGCTTTTCACAAGGTTGTGCAATGAGTTTATTTACTGGGTTACGTTACTCAGAACGCCTTGCAGGTATTATTGGTCTTTCAGGCTATCTACCCTTATACAAACAAACAGCTATCGAATCCTCTCCTATCAATAAAGATATTCCTATCTTTTTAGCACATGGAACGGTAGATCCTGTCGTACCACTATATTTGGCACAACGTAGTCGAGATTATCTGATTGAACAAGGCTATACCATACAATGGCATGAATACCCAATGGCTCACCAAGTATCAAATGAAGAAATTGTTGATATTGCTTCCTTTATTCATCATATTATTCATAATAAATAA
- the rpsI gene encoding 30S ribosomal protein S9: MIGNWNYGTGRRKTSVARVFLKKGSGNIVVNGKSVDEYFARQTGRMVVRQPLVLVDMQESFDIQINVHGGGESGQAGAVRHGITRALIDYDETLKPALSKAGYVTRDAREVERKKVGLRKARRRKQFSKR; this comes from the coding sequence ATGATCGGTAATTGGAATTATGGAACAGGTCGCCGCAAAACATCTGTGGCACGTGTTTTCTTGAAAAAAGGTTCAGGTAATATCGTTGTTAACGGTAAATCTGTAGATGAATACTTTGCTCGTCAAACTGGTCGTATGGTGGTTCGCCAACCTTTAGTATTAGTTGATATGCAAGAGTCATTTGATATTCAAATCAATGTACACGGTGGTGGTGAGAGTGGTCAAGCTGGTGCTGTTCGCCACGGTATCACTCGTGCGTTAATTGATTATGACGAAACACTTAAACCTGCATTATCTAAAGCAGGTTATGTAACACGCGATGCTCGTGAAGTTGAACGTAAAAAAGTTGGTCTTCGCAAAGCACGTCGTCGCAAGCAGTTCAGCAAACGCTAA
- the yjgA gene encoding ribosome biogenesis factor YjgA — translation MNETNYEDDDFYDGPSKSQIKRELLAITELGKQVIELPIEKIKQLPLDEKLLDAIKVCQKIKTRGEGRRRQVQYVGKLMRHADIEAIRKQLDTWENGSKEATAQMHQLETLRDRLIASDDELTILLNTYPEIDVQPLRALIRAARKEITHNTTLAEGQEPQKKNYRALFQFLKPFVMQS, via the coding sequence ATGAACGAGACGAATTACGAAGACGATGATTTTTATGATGGCCCTAGTAAATCTCAAATCAAAAGAGAGTTATTAGCCATCACTGAATTGGGTAAACAGGTTATTGAGTTACCTATCGAAAAAATAAAGCAACTTCCTCTAGACGAAAAATTACTTGATGCCATCAAAGTATGCCAAAAGATTAAAACAAGAGGTGAAGGTCGCCGCCGACAGGTTCAATATGTCGGAAAATTAATGCGTCATGCCGACATTGAAGCGATTAGAAAACAGCTTGATACATGGGAAAATGGCTCAAAAGAAGCAACTGCTCAAATGCATCAACTCGAAACATTAAGAGATCGCTTAATTGCCAGTGATGACGAATTAACAATTCTATTAAATACCTACCCTGAGATAGATGTACAACCACTTCGCGCTTTAATCCGTGCTGCTCGCAAAGAAATCACGCATAATACAACACTGGCCGAAGGTCAAGAACCTCAGAAGAAAAACTACCGTGCCTTATTTCAGTTTTTAAAACCTTTTGTAATGCAATCATAG
- a CDS encoding TRAP transporter substrate-binding protein, translating into MQRRSFLKKAGMGAIAGGAVIGAPAIAQENPSIKWRMVSSFPRSLPALYGTGEKFIKYVKEMTNGQFTIDSFPPGEIVPALQVMDAVSNGTIQAGHTCGYYYFGKNPAYCFDTCVPFGLNARQMFAWMTEGNGMTLLRELFEPANIVNFMMGNTGAQMGGWYRKPLTSLEDLKGLKMRTAGMNGSLLSRLGVVPQQLASGDIYPALEKGTLDAVELVGPVDDEKSGFFNVAKYYYYPGFWEAGPQVSLYTNKDAYEALPASYKTILEAASRWAAIDMLSMYDAQNPQALRRLLAAGVKLQEFPRDIMEAAYNAAQEMFKEYSDKDPMFKKIYEDHMAFRDNLMPWFNAVEGSYTRFVSQMIAKNRKKS; encoded by the coding sequence ATGCAACGTCGATCTTTTTTAAAAAAAGCAGGTATGGGCGCTATTGCAGGGGGTGCGGTTATTGGTGCACCTGCTATCGCCCAAGAAAATCCCTCCATTAAATGGCGCATGGTGTCTAGCTTCCCGCGTAGTCTTCCCGCGTTATATGGCACAGGGGAAAAATTTATTAAATATGTTAAAGAAATGACCAATGGTCAATTTACAATTGACTCTTTTCCACCCGGGGAGATTGTGCCAGCCTTGCAAGTCATGGATGCCGTATCAAATGGTACGATACAGGCAGGGCATACGTGTGGATATTATTATTTTGGTAAAAATCCAGCTTATTGTTTTGATACCTGTGTTCCTTTTGGTCTTAATGCACGTCAAATGTTTGCATGGATGACAGAAGGTAATGGGATGACGCTGTTACGAGAGTTATTTGAGCCAGCAAATATTGTGAATTTTATGATGGGTAATACAGGTGCTCAAATGGGTGGCTGGTATCGTAAACCATTAACATCATTAGAAGACCTAAAAGGGCTAAAAATGCGTACGGCTGGTATGAATGGGAGTTTACTGTCTCGCTTAGGTGTTGTGCCACAGCAGTTAGCAAGTGGTGATATTTATCCTGCACTAGAAAAAGGGACATTAGATGCGGTTGAATTAGTTGGCCCAGTAGATGATGAAAAATCAGGTTTCTTTAATGTCGCTAAATACTATTATTACCCTGGTTTTTGGGAGGCTGGTCCTCAAGTGTCGCTTTATACTAATAAGGATGCTTATGAAGCATTACCGGCTAGCTATAAGACAATTTTAGAGGCTGCTTCTCGTTGGGCAGCGATAGATATGCTTTCAATGTATGACGCTCAAAACCCACAGGCTCTACGTCGCTTGTTGGCAGCAGGTGTTAAATTGCAAGAATTTCCTCGGGATATTATGGAAGCCGCATATAATGCCGCACAAGAGATGTTTAAAGAGTATAGTGATAAAGACCCCATGTTTAAAAAAATCTATGAGGACCATATGGCATTCCGCGATAATTTAATGCCTTGGTTTAACGCAGTGGAAGGCTCTTATACACGATTTGTATCGCAAATGATTGCTAAAAACCGTAAGAAATCATAA
- the erpA gene encoding iron-sulfur cluster insertion protein ErpA — MSVTETVDLQAPPSLLVFTDAAAGKVKDLLIDEGNPDLKLRVFVQGGGCSGFQYGFTFDETISEDDTVIDKEGVQLLVDPMSLQYLVGAEIDYKEDIEGSQFVIRNPNASTTCGCGSSFDV, encoded by the coding sequence ATGAGCGTGACCGAAACAGTGGACTTACAGGCACCCCCATCTTTATTGGTATTTACCGATGCTGCCGCCGGAAAAGTAAAAGATTTACTGATTGATGAAGGTAATCCAGATTTAAAATTACGCGTATTTGTTCAAGGTGGTGGTTGTTCAGGATTCCAATACGGTTTTACTTTTGATGAAACCATTAGTGAAGATGATACCGTTATTGACAAAGAGGGCGTACAGCTTTTAGTGGATCCGATGAGCTTGCAATACCTTGTAGGTGCAGAGATTGACTATAAAGAAGATATTGAGGGATCTCAATTCGTTATTCGTAATCCAAATGCCTCAACAACATGCGGTTGTGGTTCTTCTTTTGATGTATAG
- the gltX gene encoding glutamate--tRNA ligase, whose product MSIVRTRFAPSPTGYLHLGGTRTALFSWAFARHHKGSFVLRIEDTDLERSTPEAVQAILEGMQWLGLNHDEGPFYQTKRFDRYKEVIAQMLKEGTAYYCYSTPEEVEKMRETAKAKGLKPKYDGTWRPEPGKVLPPIPEGRQPVVRFKNPQEGSVSWDDMLKGTITIDNQELDDLIIARQDGSPTYNFCVVVDDWDMQITHVIRGDDHVNNTPRQINILKALNAPLPIYGHLPMILGPDGQKLSKRHGAVSVMQYEKEGYLPDAMINYLARLGWSHGDDEIISRQQLVDWFDTHHLSKSAAQWDPKKLNWVNAHYIKQLSDEALVELVTPRIQAKGGNTSGIDLKAVLALYKDRAETLEQLATDALLFCLPFSPASPELTEQFITEEAKAIVADFAQAASALSEWTSEQIAATIKATLAKHNAKMPALGIPLRLLVTGQKQTPAVDQVLAIFGKETVLNRLKV is encoded by the coding sequence ATGTCTATTGTTCGCACTCGTTTTGCTCCATCTCCTACTGGTTATTTACATCTAGGTGGCACTCGTACAGCTTTATTCTCATGGGCATTTGCTCGTCATCATAAAGGGTCTTTTGTTTTACGCATTGAAGATACTGACTTAGAACGCTCTACACCAGAAGCCGTTCAAGCCATTTTAGAAGGAATGCAATGGTTAGGATTAAATCATGACGAAGGTCCTTTTTATCAAACCAAGCGATTTGATCGTTATAAAGAAGTTATCGCTCAAATGTTAAAAGAAGGAACTGCTTACTATTGTTATAGCACACCAGAAGAAGTAGAAAAAATGCGCGAAACAGCTAAAGCGAAAGGACTAAAGCCAAAATATGATGGTACTTGGCGTCCTGAACCCGGTAAAGTACTTCCACCTATTCCAGAAGGTCGCCAACCCGTTGTCCGCTTTAAAAATCCACAAGAGGGTTCTGTTTCATGGGATGATATGCTCAAGGGGACAATTACAATTGATAATCAAGAACTAGATGATCTAATTATTGCTCGTCAAGATGGTTCACCCACCTATAATTTTTGTGTTGTTGTTGATGATTGGGATATGCAAATTACACATGTTATTCGTGGTGATGATCATGTTAATAACACACCCCGCCAAATTAATATTCTTAAAGCCTTAAATGCACCCTTACCTATCTATGGTCATTTACCTATGATTTTGGGGCCTGATGGTCAAAAGCTATCTAAACGACATGGTGCTGTTAGTGTTATGCAGTATGAAAAAGAGGGTTATTTACCTGATGCAATGATTAACTATCTTGCCCGACTTGGTTGGAGTCATGGTGATGATGAAATTATCTCTCGCCAACAATTAGTTGATTGGTTTGATACGCATCATCTTTCTAAATCTGCTGCACAATGGGATCCCAAAAAATTAAATTGGGTAAACGCACATTATATTAAACAATTAAGTGATGAGGCTTTAGTTGAATTAGTTACCCCTCGTATTCAAGCGAAAGGGGGAAATACTTCTGGTATTGATTTAAAGGCGGTACTTGCTTTATACAAAGATCGAGCAGAAACCCTAGAGCAACTGGCAACAGATGCCTTATTATTCTGCCTACCTTTCTCTCCTGCTTCACCAGAACTAACAGAACAGTTCATCACAGAAGAAGCTAAAGCGATTGTTGCTGACTTTGCACAAGCTGCTTCAGCATTATCAGAATGGACAAGTGAGCAAATTGCCGCTACGATTAAGGCAACACTTGCAAAACACAATGCAAAAATGCCTGCTCTTGGCATTCCATTACGTTTATTGGTAACAGGGCAGAAACAGACACCTGCTGTTGATCAGGTTCTGGCTATTTTTGGGAAAGAAACAGTTCTTAATCGTCTTAAAGTATAA
- the rplM gene encoding 50S ribosomal protein L13, with translation MKTFVAKPHEVKREWFVIDAKGKVLGRVASEVARRLRGKHKPEFTPHVDTGDYIVIINAQDIVVTGSKFEDKKYFRHSGYPGGIYETNFRKLQERFPGRAIEKAVKGMLPKGPLGYAMIKKLKVYAGSEHPHAAQQPKQLDI, from the coding sequence ATGAAGACATTTGTGGCTAAGCCGCATGAAGTCAAACGTGAGTGGTTTGTTATTGATGCAAAAGGCAAAGTCCTTGGTCGTGTAGCCAGCGAAGTTGCACGCCGTTTGCGTGGTAAACATAAACCAGAATTTACACCTCACGTTGACACTGGCGATTACATTGTAATTATCAATGCTCAAGACATCGTTGTAACAGGTAGCAAGTTTGAAGACAAGAAATACTTCCGTCACTCTGGCTATCCTGGTGGTATTTACGAAACAAATTTCCGTAAATTACAAGAACGTTTCCCCGGTCGTGCCATCGAGAAAGCGGTTAAAGGTATGTTACCAAAAGGCCCTTTAGGCTATGCTATGATCAAAAAACTTAAGGTCTATGCTGGTAGCGAGCATCCTCATGCTGCACAACAACCTAAACAGTTGGATATTTAA
- a CDS encoding anhydro-N-acetylmuramic acid kinase yields the protein MKSSTSMYFIGLMSGTSTDGVDGVLVDFQEQTLPKIIGFTSLAMPTPLREIFLSLNQKGENELEKAFIAANQLADIYAQCCHTLLKETGLSASDIVAIGAHGQTVRHRPDLGFTVQLNAPAYLAEQTGINVVADFRSRDIAAGGQGAPFAPLLHQALFSDPQRNRVILNLGGIANITLLAPHQPLLGFDTGPANALMDYWIQQHQQKAYDHHGEWSTSGQVHHRLLAQLLQEPYFQQAAPKSTGRDLFNAQWLSAILDNFPSLAPQDIMATLRALTSHSVVNAIQRYMPTVDEIIVCGGGAKNQVLLQEIGSLADCPVHIMNEYGIDSQAVEALAFAWLAKAFIDKTPLNFPTITGARHATIAGAFYPK from the coding sequence ATGAAATCTTCAACATCAATGTATTTTATTGGTTTGATGTCTGGCACAAGTACAGATGGTGTTGATGGTGTTTTAGTTGATTTTCAAGAGCAGACACTTCCTAAAATTATTGGTTTTACCAGTTTAGCAATGCCAACTCCTCTTCGAGAGATTTTTTTAAGCTTAAACCAAAAAGGAGAAAATGAGTTAGAAAAGGCGTTTATAGCAGCCAATCAGCTCGCTGATATCTATGCACAATGTTGCCATACCTTATTAAAAGAAACAGGCCTCTCTGCGTCTGATATTGTTGCTATTGGTGCACATGGCCAGACTGTTCGACACCGTCCCGATTTAGGTTTTACAGTACAATTAAATGCCCCTGCCTATCTTGCTGAGCAAACGGGTATCAATGTGGTCGCTGATTTTAGAAGTCGAGACATTGCTGCTGGTGGGCAAGGCGCACCCTTTGCACCCTTATTACATCAAGCCCTATTTAGTGACCCTCAACGTAATAGAGTCATTCTTAATCTGGGAGGTATTGCTAATATTACGTTATTAGCCCCTCATCAGCCTTTACTGGGTTTTGATACAGGTCCAGCCAATGCCCTTATGGATTACTGGATACAACAACATCAACAAAAAGCCTATGACCATCACGGAGAATGGAGCACTAGTGGTCAAGTACATCATAGGTTACTAGCACAGTTATTACAAGAGCCATATTTTCAACAAGCCGCCCCTAAATCAACAGGAAGAGATTTATTTAACGCTCAATGGCTCTCAGCGATACTAGATAACTTTCCTTCCCTTGCTCCACAAGATATTATGGCAACACTACGTGCATTAACCTCCCATAGTGTAGTAAATGCCATTCAACGCTATATGCCAACCGTAGATGAAATTATTGTTTGTGGAGGTGGTGCTAAAAATCAAGTACTACTTCAAGAAATTGGCTCCTTAGCAGATTGCCCTGTACATATTATGAATGAATATGGTATTGATAGCCAAGCAGTTGAAGCTCTTGCTTTTGCTTGGTTAGCTAAAGCTTTTATAGATAAAACCCCTTTGAATTTTCCAACCATTACAGGCGCTCGTCATGCAACAATTGCCGGGGCTTTTTATCCAAAATAA